One genomic region from Amaranthus tricolor cultivar Red isolate AtriRed21 chromosome 12, ASM2621246v1, whole genome shotgun sequence encodes:
- the LOC130797176 gene encoding zinc finger A20 and AN1 domain-containing stress-associated protein 5-like produces the protein MAQQREKDETIELKVPAETPLSLSCPDNCKNIPSSTRPDMGRIDPGLPDPARLRSEREVEDQPLPEATSTTKDLQESTVEVSSIPVKKSVNRCSGCGKRVGLTGFRCRCGDLFCAQHRYSDRHDCSYDYKTAGREAIARENPVVRAAKILKV, from the coding sequence ATGGCACAACAGAGAGAGAAAGATGAAACCATAGAGCTTAAAGTTCCAGCTGAAACACCCCTTTCACTTTCATGCCCAGATAATTGCAAAAACATCCCATCTTCTACAAGACCCGACATGGGTCGTATAGATCCGGGTCTACCAGACCCGGCCCGTCTAAGATCGGAGAGGGAGGTGGAAGATCAACCTCTTCCTGAGGCAACTTCAACGACGAAGGATCTTCAAGAGTCAACAGTTGAGGTATCTTCAATACCGGTTAAAAAGTCTGTTAACAGGTGCTCCGGGTGCGGAAAACGGGTCGGGCTTACCGGGTTTAGATGTAGATGTGGAGATCTGTTTTGTGCACAGCACAGGTATTCAGATCGGCATGATTGTAGTTATGATTATAAAACTGCTGGACGAGAAGCTATTGCAAGGGAGAATCCGGTTGTTAGAGCTGCAAAGATCTTGAAAgtttag